The Bacilli bacterium genome contains a region encoding:
- a CDS encoding response regulator transcription factor, giving the protein MNGEILIIEDEQKIARVIQLELEHEGYRARHAADGIAGMALATNEPWDLIILDILLPGKNGLEVLAEIRRRDAMVPVLLLTALSTVQDKVAGLDLGANDYIAKPFSMEELLARVRGLLRVTSLVKEQARAEPEEVLTAGDLTVNVAAKTVVRRGKSIELTPREFDLLLFLLRNKNKVLSREQILSEVWGYDFIGDTNLVDVYIRYLRKKVEKGFGNPLIRTRRGLGYCLVEPKR; this is encoded by the coding sequence ATGAACGGAGAAATCTTGATTATCGAAGACGAGCAAAAAATAGCCCGCGTGATCCAGTTGGAACTTGAACATGAAGGGTACCGGGCACGGCACGCGGCCGACGGGATTGCAGGCATGGCGTTGGCCACAAACGAACCGTGGGATTTGATCATCCTGGATATATTGTTGCCGGGAAAAAACGGGTTGGAAGTATTGGCCGAGATCAGGCGGCGCGATGCGATGGTGCCGGTGCTTTTGCTTACGGCGTTGTCAACGGTGCAAGACAAGGTGGCCGGCCTGGATCTTGGCGCCAACGATTATATCGCCAAGCCGTTTTCCATGGAAGAATTGCTGGCCAGGGTGCGCGGTTTGCTGCGCGTAACCAGTTTGGTAAAAGAGCAGGCGCGCGCGGAACCGGAAGAAGTGTTGACCGCCGGCGATTTGACCGTAAATGTCGCGGCGAAAACAGTGGTCAGGCGAGGAAAATCGATCGAACTGACGCCCCGCGAATTTGACCTGCTGCTTTTTTTGCTGCGCAATAAAAACAAAGTGCTGTCCAGGGAACAAATCCTTTCCGAAGTATGGGGATATGATTTTATCGGCGACACGAATCTTGTTGATGTGTATATCCGCTATTTGCGCAAAAAGGTGGAAAAAGGTTTTGGCAATCCGCTGATCCGCACGCGCAGGGGGTTGGGATATTGTTTGGTCGAGCCAAAGCGATGA